The following are encoded together in the Chitinivibrio alkaliphilus ACht1 genome:
- a CDS encoding LytR C-terminal domain-containing protein codes for MKTGYVLSCILTCLVLISAFHLGEKRFHLLEEQREHQRQIEEKSRVPESAIPRRGSVEILNGCGTSGVAGAVAELLRREGFRTTEGNARSWNYSQTIVVQRKAGTDTAEELANLLGTPPPIFIRPGQGDARHDATLIVGHDYERIIYDF; via the coding sequence ATGAAGACAGGGTATGTACTCTCTTGTATACTGACATGCCTTGTCCTGATTTCTGCATTTCACCTCGGGGAAAAACGCTTTCATCTTTTGGAGGAGCAGCGGGAACATCAGCGGCAGATTGAAGAAAAAAGCCGTGTTCCTGAATCGGCAATTCCACGACGAGGCTCTGTAGAGATTTTAAATGGATGCGGCACCTCGGGTGTTGCCGGTGCCGTGGCGGAGCTCCTGCGCCGTGAAGGGTTTCGAACTACCGAGGGGAACGCCAGAAGCTGGAACTACTCTCAAACCATCGTGGTACAGCGAAAAGCCGGCACAGATACTGCGGAAGAACTTGCAAATCTTCTCGGCACACCACCACCCATATTTATCCGACCCGGGCAGGGAGACGCCCGCCATGATGCAACACTTATCGTCGGTCACGACTACGAAAGGATTATTTATGATTTTTGA
- the rsfS gene encoding ribosome silencing factor encodes MIFEAIQQEPHLLSILNLMLETKAENIRVIHTGETSTVSDWTVICEGTNFNHVRAIAMAIKQEMKQEDQYVDHTEGQDHNRWILLDYLDIVVHIMLPELRNYYKIEAFLEENSQMTITEEEYQKLLPPKNY; translated from the coding sequence ATGATTTTTGAAGCAATACAACAAGAACCTCATCTCCTCTCTATTCTCAACCTCATGCTAGAAACAAAGGCTGAGAATATCCGTGTTATTCACACGGGAGAAACCTCCACAGTATCCGATTGGACGGTCATCTGCGAAGGAACAAATTTCAACCATGTCCGAGCCATTGCCATGGCGATAAAACAAGAGATGAAACAGGAAGATCAGTATGTTGACCATACAGAAGGGCAAGACCATAATCGGTGGATTCTCTTAGACTATCTTGATATTGTGGTGCACATAATGCTTCCCGAGCTTCGCAACTACTACAAAATTGAAGCATTTCTCGAAGAAAATAGTCAGATGACAATTACGGAAGAGGAGTACCAAAAACTTCTCCCGCCGAAGAATTATTGA
- a CDS encoding flagellin — MRINNNIMAMNANRQLGINDQGTGRSLEKLSSGFRINRAGDDAAGLAISEKMRGQIRGLQQGSRNAQDGVSLIQTAEGALNETHAILQRMRELSVQASNDTNVTKDRESIKSEIEQLSDEIDRIAEQTEFNTQTLLDGDLESGDGLEFQVGANSGQIISLNINDMQAEALGVNTVAASNITANQSVAIQLINDAIISVSEERSNLGAVQNRLEHTIRNADNSRENLQAAESRIRDVDMAAEMTEFSKNNILKQASQSMLAQANQAPQGVLQLLM, encoded by the coding sequence ATGCGTATCAACAACAACATTATGGCAATGAATGCAAACAGACAACTCGGCATTAACGACCAAGGCACCGGACGCTCCCTGGAAAAACTCTCCTCGGGATTCCGGATTAACCGAGCAGGGGATGATGCTGCGGGGCTTGCTATTTCTGAAAAAATGCGCGGACAAATTCGCGGGCTGCAACAGGGATCACGGAACGCACAGGACGGCGTATCTCTTATCCAAACTGCAGAGGGAGCACTCAATGAAACCCACGCAATTCTTCAACGAATGCGTGAACTTTCTGTTCAAGCTTCAAACGACACCAATGTTACCAAGGATCGCGAGTCTATCAAATCTGAGATAGAACAACTTTCAGATGAAATTGACCGTATTGCTGAGCAAACAGAATTTAACACACAAACCTTGCTTGATGGAGACCTAGAGTCAGGAGACGGCCTCGAATTTCAAGTAGGAGCAAACAGCGGACAAATAATCAGCTTGAACATTAACGATATGCAGGCAGAAGCCCTCGGTGTGAATACTGTTGCAGCCAGCAATATCACGGCAAATCAATCCGTGGCAATCCAGCTTATTAACGATGCAATAATATCTGTATCAGAAGAACGATCAAACCTCGGGGCAGTACAAAACCGTCTTGAGCATACCATACGGAACGCAGACAACTCCCGAGAAAACCTCCAAGCTGCAGAGTCACGTATCCGTGATGTTGATATGGCTGCAGAGATGACGGAGTTCTCCAAAAACAATATCCTTAAGCAAGCATCACAATCAATGCTGGCACAAGCTAACCAAGCGCCACAAGGGGTATTACAACTGCTTATGTAG
- a CDS encoding helix-turn-helix domain-containing protein — MDLEKLGSRIRTRRKAKGLTQQQLAASLYISPQAVSKWERGENAPDILVLPRLSVLLDRSIEWIINGDIPNREVIDAVVLVTSLRNFVTRSQEQPLSRLALWINQLYHGTTEAVLACEGVVVKYTGDGVLAYFTGGNYVQRALSCGEMLLELIAEEDMLLTLKAGQIYVGAMGHAEFTAPDILGETVNQAFLLNRWATDEREERMFVSGQAFTGMLAPVEYKRDTALSHEEFLYIRQ; from the coding sequence ATGGATTTGGAAAAATTGGGTAGTCGTATTCGGACACGAAGAAAGGCAAAAGGGTTGACACAACAGCAGCTCGCTGCCTCTCTCTATATTTCTCCGCAAGCTGTTTCAAAATGGGAGCGTGGAGAAAATGCTCCAGATATCCTTGTCTTGCCGCGATTATCTGTTCTTCTTGATCGCTCCATTGAATGGATTATCAATGGTGATATACCAAATCGAGAAGTGATTGATGCGGTGGTGCTTGTTACAAGCTTGCGTAATTTTGTAACGCGGAGTCAAGAGCAGCCCCTTTCTCGTCTTGCCTTATGGATAAATCAGCTTTACCATGGCACTACGGAGGCCGTGTTAGCCTGTGAAGGGGTGGTTGTGAAATATACCGGGGATGGGGTGTTGGCATATTTTACCGGTGGGAATTATGTACAACGGGCACTTTCCTGCGGAGAGATGCTTCTCGAGCTTATTGCAGAAGAAGACATGCTTCTTACGTTAAAGGCGGGGCAGATATACGTTGGGGCCATGGGGCATGCCGAGTTTACTGCTCCAGATATCCTTGGAGAGACGGTGAATCAGGCATTTTTGTTGAATCGGTGGGCTACGGATGAACGGGAAGAACGAATGTTTGTTTCGGGACAGGCCTTTACAGGCATGCTCGCGCCTGTGGAGTACAAGCGCGATACAGCCCTGTCACATGAAGAGTTTCTGTATATTCGTCAATAA
- a CDS encoding response regulator, translating into MAHILIIDDDRTFLSVFSRFLRKAGHQVTSVDNSRDLFDYLKQGGFDLLLLDMIMPEQDGVDILRTLRRYGYTIEVIAMSGGGRVTEGEFFLDFARAMGVTHLIRKPIYDFREVLEQIRGVAGEEISRRYS; encoded by the coding sequence GTGGCTCACATACTGATAATCGATGATGATCGGACATTCCTTTCGGTGTTCTCTCGCTTTTTGCGAAAGGCAGGGCATCAGGTTACCTCTGTTGATAATAGCCGGGATTTGTTTGACTATTTAAAGCAGGGCGGTTTTGACCTCCTTCTTCTTGACATGATTATGCCGGAACAGGACGGAGTTGATATCTTACGTACGCTTCGGCGTTATGGCTATACCATAGAAGTGATTGCCATGTCAGGTGGAGGACGGGTCACCGAGGGGGAGTTTTTCTTGGATTTTGCCCGTGCCATGGGAGTAACCCATCTTATACGCAAGCCAATTTATGATTTTAGAGAAGTATTAGAGCAGATACGAGGTGTAGCGGGAGAAGAGATCTCCCGCCGATATAGCTAG
- a CDS encoding flagellin, whose protein sequence is MRINNNIMAMNANRQLGINDQGTGNSLEKLSSGFRINRAGDDAAGLAISEKMRGQIRGLQQGSRNAQDGVSLIQTAEGALNETHAILQRMRELSVQASNDTNVTKDRESIKSEIEQLTEEIDRIAEQTEFNTQTLLQGNADDLQLQVGANSGQIISLSINDMQAEALGVHEVADNNILADQSVAIQLIDDAIISVSEERSNLGAIQNRLEHTIRNADNSQENLQAAESRIRDVDMAAEMTEFSKNNILKQASQSMLAQANQAPQGVLQLLM, encoded by the coding sequence ATGCGTATCAACAACAACATTATGGCAATGAATGCAAACAGACAACTCGGCATTAACGACCAAGGCACCGGAAATTCCTTGGAAAAACTCTCCTCAGGGTTCCGGATTAACCGAGCAGGGGATGATGCTGCGGGGCTTGCTATTTCTGAAAAAATGCGCGGACAAATTCGCGGGCTGCAACAGGGATCACGGAACGCACAGGACGGCGTATCTCTTATCCAAACTGCTGAGGGAGCACTCAATGAAACCCACGCAATTCTTCAACGAATGCGTGAACTTTCTGTTCAAGCTTCAAACGACACCAATGTTACCAAGGATCGCGAGTCTATCAAATCTGAAATTGAACAGCTTACTGAAGAGATTGACCGGATTGCTGAACAAACGGAGTTCAACACACAAACCTTGCTTCAAGGAAATGCAGACGATCTCCAACTTCAAGTTGGTGCAAATAGTGGGCAGATCATCAGCTTGAGTATTAACGACATGCAGGCAGAAGCCCTCGGTGTACACGAAGTGGCAGACAACAACATTCTTGCTGACCAATCCGTGGCAATTCAGCTTATTGACGATGCAATAATATCTGTATCAGAAGAACGCTCAAACCTTGGGGCGATACAAAACCGCCTTGAGCATACCATACGAAACGCAGACAACTCCCAAGAAAACCTCCAAGCTGCGGAGTCACGTATCCGTGATGTTGATATGGCTGCAGAGATGACGGAGTTCTCTAAAAACAATATCCTTAAGCAAGCATCACAATCCATGCTGGCACAAGCTAACCAAGCGCCACAAGGGGTATTACAACTGCTTATGTAG